One window from the genome of Nicotiana tomentosiformis chromosome 5, ASM39032v3, whole genome shotgun sequence encodes:
- the LOC104117559 gene encoding eukaryotic translation initiation factor 3 subunit F-like, which produces MAYSDQTVLQFSPSSVSLSAKVQPSVIFNICDCYVRRPDQAERVIGTLLGSVLPDGTVDIRNSYAVPHSESQDQVALDIDYHHNMLSSHQKVNPKEVIVGWFSTGFGVSGGSALIQEFYSRETSNPIHLTVDTGFQNGEASIKGFVSVHLSLGDQPLAAQFQEIPLDIHIVEAERIGFDKLKKTIVDKLPNDLEGMEASMQRLLALIVDVYKYVDDVVEGRLPQDNRTGRFIADTVAAIPKLSPQAFDKLVNDGLQDQLLLLYLASLTRTQLSFAEKLNTAAQIL; this is translated from the exons ATGGCGTACAGCGACCAAACGGTGTTGCAATTTTCACCATCTTCAGTGAGCTTATCAGCTAAGGTTCAACCTTCGGTCATTTTCAACATTTGCGATTGCTACGTAAGACGACCTGACCAAGCCGAGCGTGTTATTGGCACTCTTCTCGGCTCTGTATTGCCTGACGGCACTGTTGACATTCGCAATTCTTATGCCGTTCCTCACAGTGAATCTCAAGATCAG GTTGCACTGGATATTGATTACCATCATAACATGTTGTCATCTCATCAGAAGGTGAATCCAAAGGAAGTGATTGTTGGATG GTTTTCTACTGGTTTTGGAGTCTCCGGTGGTAGTGCTTTGATCCAAGAGTTTTATTCTAGAGAAACTTCAAATCCTATACATTTGACTGTTGATACTGGATTTCAAAATGGGGAAGCTTCTATAAAAGGCTTTGTCTCTGTGCATTTATCTCTGGGAGATCAGCCACTTGCTGCGCAATTTCAGGAAATTCCATTGGACATACACATTGTTGAAGCTGAAAGGATTGGAT TTGATAAGCTCAAGAAAACAATCGTAGACAAACTTCCCAATGATCTTGAAGGAATGGAAGCATCAATGCAGCGATTACTTGCTCTTATTGTTGATGTCTACaaatatgttgatgatgttgtg GAAGGACGTCTACCCCAAGATAACAGAACCGGAAGATTCATAGCTGATACCGTGGCTGCTATTCCTAAACTCTCACCCCAAGCCTTTGATAAGCTTGTGAATGATGGTCTTCAG GACCAATTGCTTTTGCTGTATTTGGCAAGCCTCACGAGGACTCAACTCAGCTTTGCAGAAAAGTTAAACACTGCTGCTCAGATCCTGTGA
- the LOC104117560 gene encoding uncharacterized acetyltransferase At3g50280-like, with protein MPCSAMSKASGAVTLVNKCTIFPSQKSSIPDLKLSVSDLPMLSVHYIQKGCLFTCPSFSITHLISLLKLSLSQTLTHFPPLAGRLLTDQDGYVYISCNDTGVDFVYATATDIFIRDVIGSIDVHDHVKEFFPFDRTVSYQGHFSPLLAVQVTELVDGVFIGCAVNHSVTDGTSFWNFFNTFAEVSRGVKRITKQPNFTRNSILISNAVLKLPVNGPKVTFDADAPLRERIFSFSRESIQRLKAKTNNQKWNFNEEINIVELMAKQSNDPLIMRTEKVAVNSTAEISSFQSLCALLWRAVTRARKVPASKMTTFRMAVNCRHRLHPKLDPLYFGNAIQSIPTYTSAGDVLSHDLRWCAEQLNKNVKAHDNVMVRKFVEDWEKDPRCFPLGNFDGAMLTMGSSPRFPMYDNDFGWGRPVAIRSGRANKFDGKISAFPGREGGGSVDLEVVLSPETMEGIELDTEFMQYVSGY; from the coding sequence ATGCCTTGCTCCGCCATGTCAAAAGCTTCTGGAGCTGTAACTTTGGTCAACAAATGTACCATTTTTCCCTCTCAAAAATCATCTATTCCTGACCTCAAACTCTCTGTTTCTGACCTTCCTATGCTCTCCGTTCACTATATTCAAAAAGGTTGTCTCTTTACTTGTCCTTCTTTTTCCATCACTCACCTCATTTCCCTTCTCAAGCTCAGTCTTTCTCAAACTCTCACTCACTTCCCTCCTTTGGCCGGTCGTCTATTGACTGACCAAGATGGTTACGTCTACATTTCTTGCAATGATACTGGTGTTGATTTTGTATACGCCACTGCTACTGACATTTTCATTCGCGATGTTATTGGCTCAATTGATGTTCATGATCATGTTAAAGAGTTCTTCCCTTTTGATCGTACAGTGAGTTATCAAGGGCATTTTAGTCCTCTTCTTGCTGTCCAAGTAACGGAATTAGTTGACGGCGTCTTCATTGGCTGCGCCGTCAACCACTCCGTCACTGACGGCACGTCATTTTGGAACTTTTTTAATACCTTTGCTGAGGTGAGTAGAGGTGTGAAAAGGATTACGAAGCAGCCGAATTTCACCCGTAATTCAATTTTGATCTCAAATGCAGTATTAAAACTCCCAGTTAATGGACCCAAAGTCACCTTTGACGCTGACGCTCCATTGAGAGAGAGGATTTTCAGTTTCAGCAGGGAATCAATTCAAAGACTCAAAGCAAAAACGAACAATCAGAAATGGAATTTCAACGAAGAAATTAACATTGTTGAATTGATGGCGAAACAGAGCAACGATCCCTTGATAATGAGAACTGAAAAGGTAGCTGTAAATTCAACGGCTGAGATTTCATCATTTCAATCGCTTTGCgcattgttgtggcgtgcagtgACACGTGCGAGAAAAGTCCCAGCTTCCAAAATGACGACGTTCCGAATGGCTGTAAACTGCCGTCACCGTCTccacccgaaactcgatccgTTATATTTCGGCAACGCAATTCAGAGCATTCCAACATATACATCAGCTGGAGACGTATTATCACACGATCTGCGTTGGTGCGCGGAACAATTGAACAAAAACGTGAAGGCACACGATAATGTTATGGTGAGGAAGTTTGTAGAGGATTGGGAGAAGGATCCACGGTGTTTTCCGTTAGGGAATTTCGACGGAGCTATGTTAACAATGGGAAGTTCGCCGAGATTCCCAATGTACGACAATGATTTCGGGTGGGGCAGACCCGTTGCTATTCGGAGCGGGCGGGCGAACAAGTTTGACGGGAAGATATCAGCGTTTCCGGGGAGAGAAGGAGGAGGAAGCGTTGATTTGGAGGTGGTTTTGTCACCGGAAACAATGGAAGGTATTGAGTTAGACACAGAGTTCATGCAATATGTTTCTGGGTATTAA